The Mobula birostris isolate sMobBir1 chromosome 1, sMobBir1.hap1, whole genome shotgun sequence genome contains a region encoding:
- the utp23 gene encoding rRNA-processing protein UTP23 homolog produces MKIKRQKTARKLISFYKHNYGFREPFQILFDGTFCQAALKNKIQIKEQIPKYLMGEVQLCTTSCVLKELESLGKELYGAKLIAQRFQVRNCGHFKNPESASACLLSMVKDNNPHHYFVATQDPQLTMKIKKLPGVPLLYIIQNTIVLEKPSSRSIAQLPSLHNHQFVPVHQQQTIQHLKEQQGLVKESEPRLKKRKRKGGPNPLSCLKKKVKPQQQPANEKKKRRLRKRRRTAQSSNSGVETSV; encoded by the exons ATGAAAATTAAACGACAGAAAACTGCAAGAAAACTTATTTCGTTTTATAAACATAACTATGGCTTCCGAGAACCTTTCCAGATCCTTTTTGATGGGACTTTTTGTCAAGCCGCGCTGAAGAATAAAATTCAGATCAAAGAGCAGATACCCAAGTATCTGATGGGAGAGGTACAGCTGTGCACAACTTC TTGTGTCCTGAAAGAGCTGGAATCACTTGGGAAGGAATTATATGGTGCCAAATTGATAGCTCAACGATTTCAAGTTAGAAACTGCGGTCATTTCAAAAACCCTGAAAGTGCCTCAGCTTGTCTTTTGTCGATGGTTAAAGATAATAATCCTCATCACTATTTTGTGGCCACACAG GATCCACAATTAACAATGAAAATTAAGAAGTTGCCAGGAGTCCCTTTGCTGTACATTATACAGAACACTATAGTCTTGGAGAAGCCTTCTTCCAGATCCATCGCACAGCTACCTTCACTGCACAATCACCAGTTTGTCCCTGTACATCAGCAGCAGACTATCCAACACTTGAAAGAGCAACAGGGCCTGGTGAAGGAATCTGAACCCCGGCTGAAGAAACGCAAAAGAAAAGGAGGCCCTAATCCACTCAGTTGTCTTAAAAAGAAAGTGAAACCACAACAACAGCCGGCTAATGAGAAAAAGAAAAGGAGATTGAGGAAGAGAAGGAGAACAGCCCAATCAAGCAACAGCGGAGTAGAAACTTCTGTGTAA